Genomic DNA from Penaeus monodon isolate SGIC_2016 chromosome 4, NSTDA_Pmon_1, whole genome shotgun sequence:
CACTTGCATTCTTGACTTAGACATGACAGAATGCAGAAAAGTAAACAACATTGCAAGTACAAAAACACCTGATGTCATTATTGAACTTTTGAAATTTATTGTTTCTACCCACATTAAGATTCTACATAGGTATCTCCAGAGCCCTTGATTTCAAAGGCAATATTGGTATACCTATACCTTTGTATAGTTGCAACATTACAAACTGGTAAGAACTGTGACAGATAGTTAGGAATTTCATGATATATTGCACAAGATATGTTAGGAATGATAACCAGCCCCATTCTATTTAAATGAAAGTTTCACAAGTTAAAATTAAGCCATAATCTTCCCTTTCTATCAAACAGAAGCGTTttcaggaagaggaagacagtcaaaccaaaacaagcaaacaaacagacacaactgAACCAGCCAAAAAAAGCACTTCACAATTGGCAGAACTTCAAGTTTCTATTGAAGTCACCCATGCTTGTCAGTCCATAAAAATTACAACCCTTGGCATGTGTTATGTGTCACAAAAGGACAGTAACCTACCTGTACAACAGCTGCCAGTGATAGAAATGAAGGACAACAAGAGAAATTATTATCAGACATCTCTAAACAGCCCTTTTTCTAAATCAGTGAATGTTGTGGTATGTGATACTTCCTCTGTGAAATGTAATAATTTGTTACCACAGTAGAATAACTCCACATGAAATGTTCTTTGCATTAAAGTAACATTGAACATTGACCATATATTTTGCAGATAGCTGGAAACAAGAGTGTTGGAGATCTCATCAAAACTGAGTTGATATGTTATCAAGCACAGTTGTCCTTGAGGAAAAAGCATATGTCTGATATCAACTTGACAGTGTATGTGAGAATTTTAGATGTCTAGTCTTTAAGACAGAAGTACACTTGAGCTTATTTACTCAAGTATTTAGAAATGTCATGCTggatcatatatttattttcaatagcataacatttttttttctgcttgataCCACTTGATGAGTAGTCACTATCAGATTATATTTGTCACTAAATTGGTAATGCATTATTTACAGGGACAATGCAGACAAGCCCACTATGGATATGTTGCAAAAAggaaatttcttcatttttttagtaTGCTTTGAAATATTATCAAGGTATGTATAATCAcaattgtataaataatttaattttacttatttaaacTGAGGGAAAGGAATTTACTACTGAAAATTTGTTTAGagcaatattaatgaaaaagcTTTAGAACATTaactatttatatgtaattagCATAGATTTTAACAGAAAAGTTGATTGTTTCACAATTATTTTGACAGCTTGCAAACCA
This window encodes:
- the LOC119572395 gene encoding uncharacterized protein LOC119572395, which codes for MDTPGESRKSILKQGEDKAAAKKRLSFASSALDSPKGPSVSIYDIVPTNVKKRFQEEEDSQTKTSKQTDTTEPAKKSTSQLAELQVSIEVTHACQSIKITTLGMCYVSQKDSNLPVQQLPVIEMKDNKRNYYQTSLNSPFSKSVNVVIAGNKSVGDLIKTELICYQAQLSLRKKHMSDINLTVDNADKPTMDMLQKGNFFIFLVCFEILSSLQTISNVLDNLSIIGAKPNINGLVLAVSPSQEMYKSVLTLEEFHNFMDEHQLVHYWWSNSGRAQKKQVIKKLLNHIHISMGFTSGTSCLMKTVVLRGIKEYQEQEETLA